One genomic segment of Desulfocapsa sulfexigens DSM 10523 includes these proteins:
- a CDS encoding GNAT family N-acetyltransferase — MLFPKLSTDRLILNELVKEDSEVLYRHFSNKDVIKYYDLEAFSSIDQASTLIQLFKKRFDEALGIRWAIRLKDNGDFIGTCGFNSWNSKMRSSVVGYDISKDFWGNGYATEALRETIKIAFSGGLPCGELNRIQGDTVPGNGASEAVLKKLGFKEEGLLRESGYWKVRFHDLKCFGLIRSDY; from the coding sequence TTGCTGTTCCCTAAATTAAGTACAGATAGGTTGATATTGAATGAATTAGTAAAAGAGGATTCCGAGGTACTGTATCGACACTTTTCAAACAAAGATGTTATTAAATATTATGATCTTGAGGCTTTTTCCAGTATTGATCAGGCATCAACCTTGATCCAGCTATTCAAAAAAAGATTTGATGAGGCTCTAGGTATTAGATGGGCTATTCGCCTGAAAGACAATGGTGATTTTATTGGTACGTGTGGGTTTAACTCATGGAATTCTAAAATGAGAAGTTCAGTTGTCGGCTACGATATATCTAAAGACTTTTGGGGTAATGGTTACGCTACTGAAGCATTAAGAGAAACAATCAAAATAGCCTTCTCAGGTGGTCTACCTTGCGGGGAGTTAAATAGAATTCAAGGAGATACTGTTCCAGGCAATGGTGCTTCGGAGGCAGTGTTAAAGAAGCTAGGGTTCAAAGAAGAGGGGCTACTAAGGGAAAGCGGATATTGGAAGGTACGATTTCATGACCTTAAGTGCTTTGGACTTATTAGGTCTGACTATTAA
- a CDS encoding transglutaminase-like domain-containing protein, with translation MQNYLKSSDIIDWEHKEVSVKAKELAKGLSSHTDIAKVCFEWVRDTIKHSNDFALNPVTCSASEVLAAGTGYCYAKSHLLAALLRANSIPTGLCYQRLSRDDNGAPFCLHGLNAIFLPEIGWYRVDPRGNKENVNAQFTPPIECLAFSTQIDEEIDLPEIWAEPLPMVVNVLKKHETYSDVWQNLPDIETWLTTRD, from the coding sequence ATGCAGAACTACCTTAAATCTTCAGACATTATTGATTGGGAGCATAAAGAAGTTTCTGTCAAAGCTAAAGAGCTTGCAAAAGGCCTTAGTAGTCATACAGATATTGCGAAAGTATGTTTCGAGTGGGTACGAGACACAATAAAACATAGTAATGACTTTGCCCTAAACCCAGTTACATGCTCAGCATCTGAGGTCTTAGCTGCTGGGACGGGTTACTGTTATGCCAAAAGTCATTTGTTAGCTGCATTACTAAGAGCGAACTCTATCCCAACCGGACTTTGTTACCAACGTCTGAGCCGAGATGATAATGGCGCCCCATTTTGTTTACATGGTCTAAACGCAATATTTCTACCAGAGATAGGATGGTATCGTGTAGACCCAAGGGGAAATAAGGAAAATGTTAATGCACAGTTCACCCCACCAATTGAGTGTCTTGCATTTTCAACTCAGATTGATGAAGAAATTGATTTACCAGAAATATGGGCAGAACCACTACCGATGGTAGTAAATGTTCTGAAAAAACATGAAACATATAGTGATGTTTGGCAAAATCTCCCCGACATTGAGACCTGGCTAACAACCAGAGATTAA
- a CDS encoding GNAT family N-acetyltransferase: MNITWQLDQSQINWFELSELYRVAPLGTKLADDLETVFTNSKFKCFVFDEGNLIGGGRALADGLDCSYLADVAVHPDYQGTGIGKKIIQNLIDQSQGHKKIILYANPGTEGFYVKLGFKKMKTAMAIFQNEVEMIKNGTLSLC; this comes from the coding sequence ATGAATATTACTTGGCAATTAGATCAATCTCAAATTAACTGGTTTGAGCTGTCTGAATTGTATCGAGTTGCCCCACTTGGTACAAAATTAGCTGATGATTTAGAAACCGTATTCACAAATAGCAAATTTAAATGTTTCGTATTTGATGAGGGCAACTTAATTGGAGGAGGTCGAGCGCTAGCTGATGGACTTGATTGTTCTTATCTCGCAGATGTTGCAGTTCATCCTGATTATCAGGGGACGGGGATAGGAAAGAAGATTATTCAGAATCTGATTGATCAATCACAAGGGCATAAAAAAATCATTCTATACGCTAATCCTGGAACAGAAGGCTTTTACGTAAAGCTTGGATTCAAGAAAATGAAAACCGCCATGGCCATATTTCAAAATGAAGTCGAAATGATTAAAAATGGAACATTATCATTATGTTAA
- a CDS encoding aminotransferase class III-fold pyridoxal phosphate-dependent enzyme has translation MKNIGNYSIHELKIPNIVDSHGVYLIDESGKQYMDLESGIWCTALGHKNKQINDVIKNQIESVMHTGFCYSNRILEKAADTILSLTSFKNGEVTFLSSGSEAIELLRQITTHISKKKITLALHDAYLGSYRSVIDRDTDWHIFDWQYCESCPKNKKCSTECYKFTNLPNNISEFIFEPGSASGFVRFPPKSMVQNLANIVRKNKGKIIANEVTTGIGRTGKWFGFQHYGITPDMIAIGKGIGNGYPVSVAVLSPGSVKEVRKAKPFSYLQSHQNDPLGAAIANEVIRQIQSNNIIEHAEKNGRLFLSQLESLVDGEIVLEVRGKGLMFAVELVSKKVGDDIYNDLIEQGFIVCNRKALFRIDPPLVTTEKEFNKFVNTFKSIINAKKRTLDR, from the coding sequence ATGAAAAACATTGGCAATTATTCCATACATGAATTGAAAATTCCAAACATCGTTGACAGTCATGGTGTGTACCTGATTGATGAGAGTGGAAAACAATATATGGATTTGGAATCTGGTATATGGTGTACAGCGTTAGGCCATAAAAATAAGCAAATAAATGATGTTATAAAGAATCAAATTGAATCCGTAATGCACACAGGATTCTGCTATTCAAATAGAATTTTAGAAAAAGCTGCCGATACAATCTTATCTCTCACAAGTTTTAAAAATGGGGAAGTCACTTTTCTTAGTTCTGGCAGTGAAGCTATAGAACTCTTGCGACAAATCACAACGCACATCTCCAAGAAAAAAATCACTTTGGCTTTACACGATGCATATTTAGGGTCATACCGCTCTGTAATCGATAGAGATACCGATTGGCATATTTTTGATTGGCAATACTGTGAATCATGTCCAAAAAATAAAAAATGTTCCACTGAGTGCTACAAATTTACAAACCTACCAAACAATATATCAGAGTTTATCTTTGAACCTGGTAGTGCTTCAGGTTTTGTTAGATTTCCCCCTAAATCTATGGTTCAAAATTTAGCCAATATTGTCAGGAAAAACAAAGGTAAAATTATTGCCAATGAAGTAACAACTGGCATCGGTCGTACAGGAAAATGGTTTGGTTTTCAGCATTATGGCATTACTCCGGATATGATTGCAATTGGTAAAGGAATTGGTAATGGATATCCAGTAAGTGTGGCTGTCCTCAGCCCCGGGAGCGTAAAGGAGGTGCGCAAAGCAAAGCCGTTCAGCTACCTACAATCACATCAAAATGACCCACTCGGTGCAGCAATCGCCAACGAGGTAATACGACAAATACAAAGCAACAACATCATTGAACATGCTGAAAAAAATGGCCGCTTGTTTCTTTCTCAACTAGAGTCTCTCGTAGATGGTGAAATTGTTTTGGAAGTTCGTGGTAAGGGGCTAATGTTTGCTGTCGAATTGGTAAGCAAAAAAGTAGGAGATGATATCTATAACGATTTGATTGAACAAGGTTTTATTGTATGCAACCGAAAAGCCTTGTTTAGGATTGACCCTCCTCTTGTGACAACGGAAAAAGAGTTTAACAAATTTGTCAACACTTTCAAATCCATCATAAATGCAAAAAAAAGGACTTTAGATAGATGA
- a CDS encoding tetratricopeptide repeat protein, with the protein MKVSVLLLSIFLILHSVAFASDRPSNEMPMYGGANKSHIQPDKKLSRETAQLGWKYFYKGDHDTAIKRFNQAWMFDHNNLDALWGFGLIMGNRAAQEDPLFNINESINYLNLAKSMAPENGLILGDLAYSYTFLGSYLKEKDKNPHESFIKAEKLFQEATKIEPKHPLILLNWSILEYQKGNYSKAKKPLDKAKGYGFRPDPAYEKQLLEKL; encoded by the coding sequence ATGAAAGTATCGGTTCTCCTATTATCTATTTTTCTCATTCTTCATTCTGTGGCTTTTGCGAGTGACAGACCATCCAACGAAATGCCGATGTATGGCGGTGCAAACAAGTCACACATACAACCAGATAAAAAGCTTAGTAGGGAAACGGCACAATTAGGCTGGAAATATTTCTATAAAGGAGATCACGATACAGCAATAAAACGGTTCAACCAAGCCTGGATGTTTGATCATAACAACCTTGATGCATTGTGGGGTTTTGGCTTAATCATGGGTAATAGAGCGGCTCAGGAAGATCCATTATTCAACATTAACGAGTCCATCAACTACCTCAATTTGGCAAAATCAATGGCTCCCGAAAATGGTTTAATTTTAGGAGACCTTGCATACTCATATACTTTTCTAGGTTCTTACTTGAAAGAAAAGGATAAAAATCCTCATGAGTCTTTTATCAAAGCAGAAAAACTATTTCAAGAAGCTACAAAAATCGAACCTAAACATCCTCTAATTTTATTAAATTGGTCGATTCTTGAATATCAAAAAGGCAACTACTCAAAAGCTAAAAAGCCATTGGACAAAGCCAAAGGATATGGTTTTAGACCTGATCCTGCCTATGAAAAACAATTACTAGAAAAATTATGA
- a CDS encoding IS110 family RNA-guided transposase — MTSLYAGIDLHSNNSHLAILDQDDKRVFHKKLPNMEDVLLAELKPFQDELSAVVVESTFNWYWLVDCLMEQRYEVLLANPAAMLQYKGLKHVDDKHDAFWLAHMARLGILPQGYIYPKEERPFRDLLRKRGHLVRLRTSVINSLQGIISRNCGCSLSGNKMKRMRENHVAPLLTANEDLAFSGEVSREVIDFLGQQISRIEPLVLEKVQLRKPFQCLQSIPGVGKILSLTIMLETGPITRFKKVGNFTSYCRKVPTTWTSNSKKKGKGNSKNGNKYLAWTFSEAAEYSRRHSDQARAFFNRKAARTNKSVAYSALAHKLARASYYMMRDQVCFNPNKLFT; from the coding sequence ATGACTTCATTATACGCTGGAATCGATCTGCATTCAAACAATAGTCATTTAGCTATACTGGATCAGGATGACAAACGAGTCTTTCACAAGAAACTTCCCAATATGGAAGATGTTCTGCTGGCTGAGCTCAAACCATTCCAAGATGAATTGTCTGCTGTTGTGGTGGAATCGACTTTCAATTGGTATTGGCTTGTAGACTGCCTGATGGAACAACGGTACGAGGTATTGCTGGCAAATCCTGCGGCCATGCTGCAGTACAAGGGGCTTAAGCATGTTGACGACAAACATGATGCCTTTTGGCTGGCCCATATGGCGAGGTTGGGCATTCTTCCACAGGGTTATATTTACCCTAAAGAGGAAAGACCTTTTCGTGATTTGCTGAGAAAAAGAGGTCATTTGGTTCGTCTGCGAACATCCGTAATCAACAGCCTGCAGGGGATCATCAGTCGAAACTGCGGCTGTAGCTTGAGCGGCAACAAGATGAAGCGCATGCGCGAGAATCATGTGGCGCCTCTTCTGACCGCTAATGAAGATCTTGCATTTAGTGGTGAAGTGTCCAGAGAGGTAATTGATTTTCTCGGACAGCAGATATCTCGGATTGAGCCTTTGGTGCTTGAGAAAGTACAACTACGCAAACCATTTCAATGCTTGCAGAGCATACCGGGAGTTGGCAAAATCCTCTCTTTAACAATTATGCTGGAAACCGGACCAATCACTCGTTTCAAGAAGGTTGGTAATTTCACATCATATTGTCGCAAAGTACCGACAACCTGGACAAGCAACAGCAAAAAGAAGGGCAAGGGAAACAGTAAAAACGGTAACAAGTATCTGGCCTGGACCTTTTCTGAGGCTGCGGAGTATTCTCGACGCCACAGTGATCAAGCCAGAGCATTTTTCAATCGGAAAGCAGCCAGGACGAATAAATCGGTAGCCTACAGTGCGCTGGCGCACAAGTTGGCAAGGGCTTCTTACTACATGATGAGGGATCAGGTATGTTTTAACCCGAACAAGCTTTTTACCTAG
- a CDS encoding arsenite methyltransferase — protein MTQLSNDNIRKAVREQYGKVAESGNSGCGCSAFSCCGKSAPDAKATSMELGYSNADVNEVPDGANMGLGCGNPKAIALLKSGETVLDLGSGGGFDSFLAVKEVGESGQVIGVDMTPEMVSKARQNSDISGYENVDFRLGELENLPIADGIIDVIISNCVINLSPKKERVFREAFRVLKQGGRLAISDIVATAEMPGDVKEDMAMYTGCIAGASYVQELESMLQQAGFENIQIRQKDESKTFIRNWAPGSKVEDYVVSATIEAVKP, from the coding sequence ATGACACAGTTAAGTAATGACAATATTCGCAAAGCCGTTCGTGAACAGTATGGCAAGGTTGCCGAATCAGGCAATTCCGGTTGTGGATGTTCAGCATTTTCATGTTGCGGCAAATCTGCCCCCGATGCAAAAGCCACCTCAATGGAACTCGGTTATTCAAATGCTGATGTAAATGAGGTACCAGACGGTGCAAATATGGGTTTAGGTTGCGGAAACCCCAAAGCTATAGCCTTACTAAAATCTGGCGAGACTGTTTTAGATTTGGGGAGTGGTGGTGGTTTTGATTCCTTTCTTGCCGTTAAGGAAGTTGGCGAATCAGGGCAAGTTATAGGTGTTGATATGACACCGGAAATGGTAAGCAAAGCTCGCCAAAATTCTGATATTTCAGGTTATGAAAATGTCGATTTTCGCCTGGGGGAGTTGGAAAACCTGCCAATTGCCGATGGGATTATTGATGTCATCATTTCCAATTGTGTAATCAACCTCTCTCCCAAGAAAGAAAGGGTGTTCCGTGAGGCATTCCGCGTATTAAAACAAGGGGGGAGGTTGGCAATTTCCGATATTGTTGCCACCGCTGAGATGCCTGGCGACGTAAAGGAAGATATGGCAATGTATACTGGTTGTATCGCTGGCGCATCTTACGTCCAAGAACTCGAATCTATGTTACAGCAAGCCGGCTTCGAGAATATCCAGATCAGGCAAAAAGACGAAAGTAAAACCTTTATTCGTAACTGGGCGCCTGGAAGTAAAGTTGAGGATTACGTTGTTTCGGCAACTATTGAGGCAGTAAAACCATAG
- the sigZ gene encoding RNA polymerase sigma factor SigZ, producing MKSTENIWHEYHMKLTAFIRGKVAEDVVDDLLQDVFIKIHTRIDSLKENKKLESWLYQITRNTVIDYYRSRRPTKNLPDWIEQPQHDEKETIRKELSSCLEPMVKELPDKYREAVRLSELEHKNQKEIAEMENISLSGAKSRVQRGRALLKTMLHDCCQIEINHNNTLVSYKKKNKYCKYC from the coding sequence ATGAAATCAACCGAAAACATCTGGCATGAATACCACATGAAGTTAACCGCCTTCATAAGAGGTAAAGTTGCTGAAGATGTGGTGGATGATCTCCTCCAAGATGTATTTATAAAAATACATACTCGAATTGATTCTCTGAAGGAAAATAAAAAGCTTGAGAGTTGGTTGTATCAAATAACTAGAAATACGGTAATAGACTACTATCGTTCAAGAAGACCAACCAAAAATCTGCCTGATTGGATAGAGCAACCTCAACACGATGAAAAGGAAACAATCAGAAAAGAATTATCATCATGTCTTGAGCCGATGGTTAAAGAACTACCTGATAAATATCGTGAAGCTGTTCGGCTTTCTGAATTAGAGCATAAAAACCAAAAAGAAATAGCAGAAATGGAAAACATTTCATTGTCTGGCGCAAAATCAAGAGTTCAAAGGGGCAGAGCTTTACTAAAAACAATGCTACATGACTGCTGTCAAATTGAAATCAATCACAACAACACATTGGTTTCGTATAAGAAAAAGAATAAATATTGTAAATATTGCTAG
- a CDS encoding NAD(P)-dependent oxidoreductase, which yields MQLGFIGLGHLGKAIAGRLLDCGHNLTVWNRTHSKSEGMLVEIASSPVSVTQNAEVVFLCMFDSNAVNSVLTQENGILSGEIAGKIIIDLSTNHFKEVSNFHELCKNAGATYLEAPVLGSVVPASQGSLTVLVSGDTTGYEKVKPLLENIGKHLFYFNEPALATKMKLINNLALGSFMATIAEALSLGEEIGIAKKEILEILSVGGGNSLVLNAKKMKLLEEDFSTHFSCALIYKDLHCLQDLAYEQKKTLFTGSVIKELYARTFEEGMDQEDFSAIYKLFKKK from the coding sequence ATGCAATTAGGATTCATAGGGCTTGGACACCTTGGCAAAGCAATTGCCGGAAGACTTTTAGACTGTGGTCATAATCTGACTGTTTGGAACAGAACTCATTCGAAATCCGAGGGCATGTTGGTTGAAATTGCATCATCTCCCGTTTCAGTTACTCAAAATGCCGAAGTTGTTTTTTTATGTATGTTTGACAGCAATGCTGTCAATTCTGTTCTTACCCAAGAAAATGGAATTTTGTCCGGTGAAATTGCAGGAAAGATTATTATAGACTTATCTACAAACCATTTTAAAGAAGTTTCAAATTTCCATGAACTTTGCAAAAATGCAGGGGCTACTTATCTAGAAGCTCCAGTACTAGGTAGCGTTGTTCCTGCATCACAAGGCTCTCTTACAGTTTTAGTTAGCGGTGATACAACAGGATATGAAAAGGTTAAACCATTATTGGAAAATATTGGGAAACATCTTTTTTATTTTAATGAGCCAGCACTAGCTACAAAAATGAAACTGATCAATAATCTTGCATTAGGCAGCTTTATGGCAACTATTGCTGAAGCCTTGTCCCTAGGTGAAGAAATTGGAATCGCAAAGAAAGAAATATTAGAAATTTTATCTGTAGGCGGTGGAAATTCCCTCGTGCTCAACGCCAAGAAGATGAAGTTACTGGAAGAAGATTTTTCAACTCATTTTTCATGTGCCTTAATATATAAAGATCTTCATTGCCTCCAAGACTTAGCATATGAACAGAAAAAAACTCTTTTTACGGGCTCTGTAATAAAAGAACTTTACGCTAGAACATTTGAAGAAGGTATGGATCAAGAAGACTTTTCTGCAATTTACAAATTATTCAAAAAGAAATAA
- a CDS encoding peptidase MA family metallohydrolase has protein sequence MTKSTDGFQSLKQDSRIKYEDGSIKYAEEIAPYLEAAVQTIENKQGAFEKPVVIYVTKSIDSFSSYCASKYPSSCVIGDRLFASPKLLKQKNRIPGILTHELSHLQHTQDIGRWNYQTKLPVWFKEGLAVYVSNGGGAEKVTEQEAAEAIYQGKTIKPNGSGALIFRKTASSFGLKTHMFYRQSEMYVRWLHDMSPSKFRKLFTALEQGKTLDEALSSVYGFTVHQGWSQFTGEIKHNKRVNSDLQKLRSLSVTRFLPVGYALR, from the coding sequence ATGACAAAATCAACAGACGGGTTTCAGAGTTTGAAACAAGATTCCCGGATAAAGTATGAAGATGGTTCTATAAAATATGCTGAAGAAATAGCTCCATACTTGGAGGCAGCCGTACAAACTATTGAAAACAAGCAAGGAGCATTCGAAAAACCTGTAGTAATCTACGTAACAAAATCTATTGACAGCTTTTCTTCTTATTGTGCTTCAAAATATCCATCTAGCTGCGTTATTGGAGATAGGCTGTTTGCTTCTCCAAAGTTATTAAAACAAAAAAATAGAATTCCAGGGATACTCACGCATGAGCTGTCACACTTACAGCACACCCAGGATATTGGTCGTTGGAATTATCAAACCAAATTACCAGTGTGGTTCAAAGAAGGTTTGGCAGTCTATGTGTCAAATGGGGGTGGAGCCGAAAAGGTTACTGAGCAAGAAGCAGCTGAAGCTATATACCAAGGAAAGACCATCAAACCAAATGGTTCTGGTGCCCTTATATTCAGGAAAACAGCAAGCAGCTTTGGCTTAAAAACACATATGTTTTATCGACAGAGTGAAATGTATGTAAGGTGGTTACACGATATGAGTCCGAGCAAGTTTAGGAAACTATTTACCGCACTAGAACAAGGTAAAACACTTGATGAAGCACTATCCTCAGTATATGGATTTACAGTTCACCAAGGATGGAGCCAATTCACAGGCGAAATAAAACATAACAAACGCGTAAACTCGGATTTGCAAAAGCTCCGCTCCCTATCGGTCACTCGGTTTTTGCCAGTCGGTTACGCTTTACGATAA
- a CDS encoding aldo/keto reductase codes for MEYRYIGQSGLRVSPVCLGTMTFGSMCDKKTSFAIMDKAYDAGINFLDTAEVYPVPPRANTIGITEEIVGEWLQGKNRDSLIIATKVAGAASGWFVPPVRSGLTAIDAHHIIKGVEGSLRRLKCDYIDLYQMHWPDSVVPREESMEAFDSLVRSGMVRYLGTSNDTAYGTTKSNMIAKYQGYKRFESIQNNFSLLNRRFLDEMVEMCRREKISLLPYSPMAGGVLTGKYNTRQEVAGRFSGYARDNDSRIQAMVSRFVNEKTLASTARYMDIAADAGISSATLAVAWSKQFDFVASTIVGATTPAQLDDSIAAIDFELSEDVLCQCDAVHNEILYPMG; via the coding sequence ATGGAATACAGATATATCGGTCAAAGTGGCCTTCGGGTAAGTCCTGTTTGTCTTGGAACTATGACCTTTGGCTCCATGTGTGATAAAAAGACATCCTTTGCTATTATGGATAAGGCTTATGATGCCGGGATTAATTTTTTAGATACTGCCGAGGTTTATCCGGTACCACCAAGGGCAAATACTATTGGTATAACGGAAGAAATTGTCGGTGAGTGGCTGCAGGGAAAAAACAGGGATTCCTTGATTATCGCGACAAAGGTTGCCGGTGCCGCTTCTGGCTGGTTTGTGCCGCCGGTACGTTCAGGGCTCACTGCCATTGACGCCCACCATATCATAAAGGGTGTTGAAGGAAGTCTTCGTCGTTTGAAATGTGATTATATCGACCTGTATCAAATGCACTGGCCTGATTCCGTTGTCCCACGAGAAGAGTCTATGGAGGCTTTTGACAGTCTTGTTCGATCGGGAATGGTTCGTTATCTCGGGACATCCAATGATACCGCTTACGGAACAACTAAATCCAATATGATTGCAAAATATCAGGGGTATAAGCGTTTTGAATCTATTCAAAATAACTTTTCACTCCTGAATCGCAGATTCCTTGATGAGATGGTCGAGATGTGCAGGCGGGAAAAAATTTCTCTGCTTCCCTATTCACCCATGGCCGGGGGAGTACTGACAGGAAAATATAACACAAGGCAGGAGGTTGCCGGGCGTTTTAGCGGTTATGCCAGGGATAATGATTCGAGAATACAGGCAATGGTCAGTCGTTTTGTGAATGAAAAAACACTTGCCTCCACCGCACGTTATATGGATATTGCAGCCGATGCCGGTATCTCTTCCGCAACACTTGCCGTTGCCTGGAGCAAACAGTTTGATTTTGTGGCCTCAACGATTGTCGGGGCAACAACACCTGCGCAGCTGGATGACTCAATAGCTGCAATTGATTTTGAATTATCAGAAGATGTACTTTGCCAATGTGACGCTGTGCATAATGAGATTTTATATCCCATGGGCTAA
- a CDS encoding MFS transporter produces MTYLRSVHYGWIVVLTGVLTIVAVLGLGRFSLGMLLPSMGSDLGLGYSKMGFIGTGNFFGYLLGVLMSSRLVKRFDYRSVISSGIFLVGVSMVLVGRANGFWPVLIAFFFTGIGSGIANVPVMGLVSQWFGSTLRGRAAGIMVSGIGLGIMITGVLIPAINGWAGPGQGWRTNWMVLGAVVLTIAVLCSLLIRNRPGDLGLQLVERVEKKCREKQQKPLVAKPFDAGKRTLFHLGGIYFFFGFTVVIYVTFVITSLINEYGFSEAVAGRFWVWFGLLGTLSGPIFGSLSDRFGRPRTLALVYSLQGLSFLLLALNPLPGSVYASIGLFALCAWSVPSIMAAAIGDYLGPLKAAAGFATLTLFFSVGQITGPALAGIMAENSGNFSSAYLLAGGLMAVGALSSVFLPKMRL; encoded by the coding sequence GTGACTTATCTTCGCAGCGTGCATTATGGTTGGATTGTTGTTCTGACCGGAGTCTTGACCATCGTCGCAGTTCTGGGACTTGGTCGTTTTTCCCTGGGGATGCTTCTTCCCTCCATGGGGAGTGATCTTGGTCTTGGTTACAGCAAGATGGGGTTTATCGGGACGGGGAATTTCTTTGGTTATCTGCTCGGCGTGCTCATGAGCAGCAGGCTTGTAAAGCGTTTTGACTACAGGTCTGTGATCAGCAGCGGAATATTCCTGGTGGGTGTCTCGATGGTTCTTGTGGGCAGGGCAAATGGATTCTGGCCGGTACTGATTGCTTTCTTTTTCACTGGTATCGGGAGTGGAATTGCCAACGTTCCTGTCATGGGGCTTGTTTCCCAGTGGTTTGGCTCGACCCTTCGTGGTCGCGCTGCAGGAATTATGGTGTCTGGGATCGGTTTGGGAATCATGATCACCGGCGTGTTGATCCCTGCCATTAATGGATGGGCCGGGCCGGGACAGGGATGGCGGACAAATTGGATGGTTCTGGGTGCAGTGGTACTCACAATCGCAGTTCTGTGCTCTTTGTTGATTCGAAACAGGCCTGGGGATTTAGGGTTGCAACTTGTTGAAAGAGTGGAAAAAAAATGTCGTGAAAAACAACAGAAGCCTCTCGTTGCAAAACCGTTTGATGCGGGAAAACGCACCCTGTTTCATCTCGGTGGAATCTATTTTTTCTTTGGTTTCACTGTTGTTATCTATGTGACCTTTGTCATCACCAGTTTGATCAATGAATACGGGTTCAGCGAGGCCGTTGCCGGAAGGTTCTGGGTGTGGTTTGGTCTTTTAGGGACACTGTCAGGACCGATTTTCGGCTCTCTTTCCGATCGTTTCGGCAGGCCTCGGACTCTTGCCTTAGTTTACAGTCTCCAGGGGCTGTCCTTTCTGCTTCTTGCGTTGAATCCGCTTCCCGGGAGTGTCTACGCTTCCATCGGTCTTTTTGCCCTCTGTGCCTGGAGTGTTCCTTCAATTATGGCTGCAGCTATTGGGGATTATCTGGGGCCTTTAAAGGCTGCCGCCGGATTTGCCACCCTGACACTGTTTTTTAGTGTCGGACAGATTACTGGTCCCGCTCTTGCCGGGATTATGGCTGAAAACAGTGGGAATTTTTCCAGTGCCTACCTTTTGGCGGGAGGACTTATGGCTGTTGGGGCATTGAGCAGTGTCTTTCTGCCAAAGATGAGGCTGTAG